Proteins encoded by one window of Streptomyces sp. NBC_01571:
- a CDS encoding carbohydrate ABC transporter permease gives MSSTPVAPAAPVTPDVPPRPRTRRPTRPRRLGPGDRLFLTVAIGIPLAALLFFVWLPALASLGLSFTTWDGIDLADIHWIGLDNYQQIFTNYPPFWPAVRHNVIWLLFTALLPTPFGIFLAYQLDRKIRFTRIYQTAIFLPMVLSLAVVGFIWEIIYNPDTGLLNGLLSAAGSSHHIDWLGNADLNLWAVLVASGWRHTGYIMILYLAGLKGFDPALKEAAALDGANGRQTFLRVVFPAMKPVNIIILVVTVMESLRAFDIVYVLGGGVGSKPGMELLSLLITDNIIGESSHIGYGSALAVVLLLVSLAAIGTFLVQTFRKEDQ, from the coding sequence GTGTCCTCCACCCCCGTCGCGCCCGCGGCACCCGTCACGCCCGACGTGCCGCCACGTCCCCGCACGCGTCGCCCCACGCGTCCTCGCCGTCTCGGCCCCGGCGACCGGCTCTTCCTGACCGTCGCCATCGGCATCCCGCTCGCCGCCCTGCTCTTCTTCGTCTGGCTGCCCGCGCTGGCCTCCCTGGGGCTGTCCTTCACCACCTGGGACGGCATCGACCTCGCCGACATCCACTGGATCGGCCTGGACAACTACCAGCAGATCTTCACCAACTACCCGCCGTTCTGGCCCGCGGTGCGGCACAACGTCATCTGGCTGCTGTTCACGGCCCTGCTGCCGACACCGTTCGGCATCTTCCTCGCCTACCAGCTCGACCGGAAGATCCGTTTCACCAGGATCTACCAGACCGCGATCTTCCTGCCGATGGTCCTCTCCCTGGCCGTCGTCGGCTTCATCTGGGAGATCATCTACAACCCGGACACCGGACTCCTGAACGGCCTTCTGAGCGCGGCCGGTTCGAGTCACCACATCGACTGGCTCGGCAACGCCGACCTCAACCTGTGGGCCGTCCTCGTCGCCTCGGGCTGGCGGCACACCGGCTACATCATGATCCTCTACCTGGCCGGCCTGAAGGGCTTCGACCCGGCGCTCAAGGAGGCCGCAGCACTCGACGGCGCCAACGGCCGTCAGACCTTCCTGCGGGTGGTGTTCCCCGCCATGAAACCGGTCAACATCATCATCCTGGTCGTCACGGTCATGGAGTCCCTGCGGGCCTTCGACATCGTCTACGTCCTCGGCGGCGGCGTCGGCAGCAAACCCGGCATGGAACTGCTCTCCCTGCTCATCACCGACAACATCATCGGTGAGTCCAGCCACATCGGTTACGGCTCCGCCCTCGCGGTCGTGCTGCTCCTGGTCTCCCTCGCCGCCATCGGGACCTTCCTCGTCCAGACCTTCCGCAAGGAGGACCAGTGA
- a CDS encoding carbohydrate ABC transporter permease gives MTTTMTRPGAGTTARHEPPRTGKGPRRQTGRHVMLAGIALLWLVPLLWAVYTSLRPYSDTAKHGYLSWPRSLSLGNFTDAWQQSGMPHFFWNSVLITVPAVLGTLLFSAAVAFFVSRFDFRWNIVLLMLFTAGNLLPAQVLITPLYRLYLLVPLPQWMSDSLLLYNSVWGIIAIHIAYQSGFCTFVLSNYMKTIPKEISEAALVDGAPVWRQFFQIVLPLCRPAFAALATLESIWIYNDFFWPLALIETGDKRPVTSALANLQGQYFTNPNLIAAGALMTAIPTLLVYFALQRQFISGLTIGSGKG, from the coding sequence GTGACCACGACCATGACGCGGCCGGGCGCTGGGACCACGGCCCGGCACGAGCCGCCGCGGACCGGCAAGGGGCCCCGCCGTCAGACCGGCCGCCACGTGATGCTCGCCGGCATCGCCCTGCTCTGGCTCGTCCCGCTGCTCTGGGCCGTCTACACCTCGCTGCGGCCCTACTCGGACACCGCGAAGCACGGCTATCTGTCCTGGCCGCGCAGCCTGAGCCTCGGAAACTTCACGGACGCCTGGCAGCAGTCCGGGATGCCGCACTTCTTCTGGAACTCCGTCCTCATCACCGTCCCCGCGGTCCTGGGCACACTGCTGTTCTCTGCGGCGGTCGCCTTCTTCGTCTCCCGCTTCGACTTCCGCTGGAACATCGTCCTGCTGATGCTGTTCACGGCGGGCAACCTGCTCCCGGCGCAGGTTCTCATCACCCCGCTGTACCGCCTCTACCTCCTGGTCCCACTGCCGCAGTGGATGAGTGACTCACTGCTGCTCTACAACTCGGTGTGGGGCATCATCGCCATTCACATCGCCTACCAGTCGGGGTTCTGCACCTTCGTCCTCAGCAACTACATGAAGACGATCCCCAAGGAGATCTCCGAGGCGGCGCTCGTGGACGGCGCCCCGGTCTGGCGACAGTTCTTCCAGATCGTCCTGCCCTTGTGCCGCCCCGCGTTCGCGGCCCTGGCGACCCTCGAATCGATCTGGATCTACAACGACTTCTTCTGGCCGCTCGCGCTGATCGAGACCGGCGACAAGCGCCCCGTCACGTCCGCCCTGGCCAACCTGCAGGGCCAGTACTTCACCAATCCCAACCTCATCGCGGCCGGCGCCCTGATGACCGCGATCCCCACGCTGCTGGTGTACTTCGCGCTCCAGCGCCAGTTCATCAGCGGACTCACCATCGGCTCGGGCAAGGGCTGA
- a CDS encoding SGNH/GDSL hydrolase family protein: MSAASYRRRAVGVFSALVLALCGPLTASSTAQAQQAAQPRAQVPTAVANPAAAKGRHSVVTWGASADRQGAGPADRSYRLIVRTSVGGTDLRIRLSNAFGEHPVTFASAYAGLRKQGAELVHGSNRRLSFNGGAPSVTVPAGQVVLSDPLPGKLAARSDLVISLYVTGAEGPTTGHGMAMQTNYATAGDHAAEEGAANWTDPMGSWYWLDAVDVETPKAVGSVVTLGDSITDGWASTTDGNRRWPDYLAQRLQAAPGIPVKGVANEGISGNKVLADGAGQAALNRLDRDVLSQPGVRTVFLFEGINDIKAHTGVTVDDMIAGYRQIIDRAHAAGKCVVGATVMPFKDWSEYDAASEAVRQGVNEWIRTSGALDAVTDFDRITRSPYDPQRILPFFDGGDHLHPNDKGMQAMADAVDLGSLTSC; encoded by the coding sequence ATGAGCGCCGCCTCGTACCGCCGCCGCGCGGTGGGCGTCTTCTCTGCCCTGGTCCTGGCCCTGTGCGGGCCCCTGACCGCTTCGTCGACGGCGCAGGCGCAGCAGGCGGCCCAGCCGCGGGCCCAGGTCCCGACAGCGGTGGCGAACCCGGCCGCCGCCAAGGGCAGGCACTCCGTCGTCACCTGGGGTGCCAGCGCCGACCGGCAGGGCGCCGGGCCCGCCGACCGCAGCTACCGCCTGATCGTGCGCACCAGCGTCGGAGGCACCGACCTGCGGATCCGGCTGTCCAACGCCTTCGGCGAGCACCCGGTGACCTTCGCGAGCGCGTACGCCGGACTGCGCAAGCAAGGTGCGGAACTGGTCCACGGCTCCAACCGGCGGCTCTCCTTCAACGGCGGAGCCCCGTCCGTGACCGTCCCGGCCGGACAGGTGGTGCTGAGCGATCCGCTGCCCGGCAAGCTGGCCGCCCGGAGCGATCTGGTGATCAGCCTGTACGTGACGGGCGCCGAGGGACCGACGACCGGTCACGGCATGGCCATGCAGACCAACTACGCGACCGCGGGCGACCACGCCGCCGAGGAGGGCGCGGCCAACTGGACCGATCCGATGGGCTCCTGGTACTGGCTGGACGCCGTCGACGTGGAGACGCCCAAGGCGGTCGGCTCGGTGGTGACCCTCGGTGACTCCATCACCGACGGATGGGCGTCGACCACGGACGGCAACCGCCGCTGGCCCGACTATCTCGCCCAGCGGCTGCAGGCAGCGCCCGGCATCCCCGTGAAGGGAGTGGCGAACGAGGGAATCTCGGGCAACAAGGTGCTCGCGGACGGTGCCGGACAGGCCGCGCTGAACCGGCTGGACCGTGATGTGCTCTCCCAGCCCGGGGTGCGGACGGTGTTCCTGTTCGAAGGGATCAACGACATCAAGGCCCACACCGGCGTCACGGTGGACGACATGATCGCCGGCTACCGGCAGATCATCGACCGGGCGCACGCGGCCGGCAAATGCGTCGTCGGAGCGACCGTCATGCCGTTCAAGGACTGGTCCGAGTACGACGCCGCGTCCGAGGCGGTGCGTCAGGGCGTCAACGAGTGGATCAGGACCAGCGGCGCGCTCGACGCCGTGACGGACTTCGACCGGATCACCCGCAGTCCCTACGACCCGCAGCGCATCCTGCCGTTCTTCGACGGCGGCGATCACCTGCACCCCAACGACAAGGGGATGCAGGCGATGGCCGACGCGGTCGACCTCGGGAGCCTCACCTCCTGCTGA
- a CDS encoding winged helix-turn-helix domain-containing protein: MEIQYEYARIADDLARQIEAGEIPAGGRLPNERDLADVYHVSAGTIRRAVQELRERGLVATLPAKGTYVLARD; this comes from the coding sequence ATGGAGATCCAGTACGAGTACGCCCGGATCGCGGACGACCTGGCCCGACAGATCGAGGCTGGCGAGATCCCTGCCGGCGGACGACTCCCGAATGAGCGGGACCTGGCCGACGTCTATCACGTCTCCGCTGGCACGATCCGGCGGGCGGTACAGGAGCTGCGGGAGCGCGGCCTGGTCGCCACCCTGCCCGCTAAGGGGACGTACGTCCTGGCGCGGGACTGA
- a CDS encoding carbohydrate-binding protein, with the protein MRSPSYPVLPTRALRALVVLALTAGIATTAPAAHAGPAAAGSAPADAAPAVAAKPYMGWSSWSMQSSKYPGLNPDGDYSYLTEANVLKQTDALAAKLKKYGYDHVNIDAGWWMDKSWKTGFDQYGRQTPDPVRFPHGMKSVADHIHSKGLKAGIYLPVGLEKGAYGDGKVPVWNAPGCTTADVVYPDLRTTNGWDNAYKLDFDNPCAQKYIDSQAQQFADWGYDFLKLDGVGPGSFKSGDNYNNVADVAAWQKAIATAGRPIHLELSWSLDIGHAADWKQYSNGWRIDTDVECYCNTLVTWENSVNDRWDDAPAWSRKAAPGGWNDLDAIDVGNGEMDGLTKAERQSYMTLWAINKSPLFTGDDITKLDSYGVSLLTNKEVIAVDQNDSPVARPVTPVGDQQVWGTKNPDGSYTVALFNLGDSPASVTADWASFGFTGNASVRDLWNKANLGTHKNRITEALPAHGSRLFTVEPAGSALTTTSYEAEATANTLSGNASVAGCDACSGGKKVGNLYTGGKLRINDVMVKKDGIYTVKVAYVSGDPRSVTVLSNSGNGTSLKFPSTGDWGTAETVSLQLALKAGSNTITFDSGSGYAPDIDRIVVPQSA; encoded by the coding sequence ATGCGGTCACCCTCGTACCCCGTCCTGCCCACCCGCGCCCTGAGAGCCCTGGTCGTCCTCGCCCTCACCGCGGGCATCGCGACCACCGCCCCGGCCGCGCACGCCGGCCCGGCAGCCGCCGGTAGCGCTCCCGCCGACGCCGCCCCCGCCGTGGCCGCCAAGCCGTATATGGGCTGGTCGAGTTGGAGCATGCAGTCGTCGAAGTACCCGGGACTCAACCCGGACGGCGACTACAGCTACCTCACCGAGGCGAACGTCCTGAAGCAGACGGACGCCCTCGCCGCCAAGCTCAAGAAGTACGGCTACGACCACGTCAACATCGACGCCGGCTGGTGGATGGACAAGAGCTGGAAGACCGGCTTCGACCAGTACGGCCGCCAGACCCCCGACCCCGTCCGCTTCCCGCACGGCATGAAGTCGGTCGCCGACCACATCCACTCCAAGGGCCTCAAGGCCGGCATCTACCTGCCCGTCGGTCTGGAGAAGGGGGCCTACGGCGACGGCAAGGTGCCGGTCTGGAACGCCCCGGGCTGCACGACCGCCGACGTCGTCTACCCGGACCTGCGCACCACCAACGGCTGGGACAACGCCTACAAGCTGGACTTCGACAACCCGTGCGCGCAGAAGTACATCGACTCGCAGGCACAGCAGTTCGCCGACTGGGGCTACGACTTCCTCAAGCTGGACGGTGTCGGCCCGGGCTCGTTCAAGTCCGGTGACAACTACAACAACGTCGCCGACGTCGCCGCCTGGCAGAAGGCCATCGCCACCGCCGGGCGCCCGATCCACCTCGAACTCTCCTGGTCGCTCGACATAGGCCACGCCGCCGACTGGAAGCAGTACTCCAACGGCTGGCGCATCGACACCGACGTCGAGTGCTACTGCAACACCCTGGTCACCTGGGAGAACTCGGTCAACGACCGGTGGGACGACGCACCGGCGTGGAGCCGCAAGGCGGCCCCGGGCGGCTGGAACGACCTGGACGCCATCGACGTCGGCAACGGCGAGATGGACGGCCTCACCAAGGCCGAGCGGCAGAGCTACATGACGCTGTGGGCCATCAACAAGTCGCCGCTGTTCACTGGTGACGACATCACCAAGCTGGACAGCTACGGCGTCTCCCTGCTGACCAACAAGGAGGTCATCGCCGTCGACCAGAACGACTCGCCCGTCGCGCGTCCGGTCACCCCGGTCGGCGACCAGCAGGTCTGGGGCACCAAGAACCCCGACGGCAGCTACACCGTCGCCCTGTTCAACCTCGGCGACTCGCCGGCCTCCGTCACCGCCGACTGGGCGTCCTTCGGTTTCACCGGCAACGCCTCCGTACGCGACCTGTGGAACAAGGCGAACCTCGGGACCCACAAGAACAGGATCACCGAGGCGCTTCCGGCACACGGCTCGCGGCTGTTCACCGTCGAGCCCGCCGGCAGCGCGCTCACGACCACGAGCTACGAGGCCGAGGCGACCGCCAACACCCTGTCGGGCAACGCCTCCGTCGCCGGGTGCGACGCCTGCTCCGGCGGCAAGAAGGTCGGCAACCTGTACACCGGCGGCAAGCTGCGGATCAACGACGTCATGGTGAAGAAGGACGGGATCTACACCGTCAAGGTGGCCTACGTGAGCGGCGACCCCCGCTCGGTGACCGTCCTCTCCAACAGCGGCAACGGCACCAGTCTGAAGTTCCCGTCCACGGGTGACTGGGGTACGGCCGAGACCGTCAGCCTGCAGTTGGCGCTCAAGGCGGGGTCCAACACCATCACCTTCGACAGCGGCAGCGGATACGCACCCGACATCGACAGGATCGTCGTTCCGCAGTCCGCCTGA
- a CDS encoding glycoside hydrolase N-terminal domain-containing protein, with product MDIQHTEPRDNTPSRRGFLALAAAAGAVTALGALPAFTASAAPGRPTESPLLSPADAARNQLWWQAPGSAHSMIEQGLPVGNGRLGALVSNDPADELVMITDATLWTGHLNDKLQSDGQFPYGRDDFGSLTLLARLDVAIPDHDLGGVDNYRRTLDLAQGLVTTSYDVAGVTYRREIFASRPDDAVVLYFSQRGGGSYTGTVTLAGTHGESTTANSAGRYASFGASLANGLEYGAAVTAYSSTGRVRVDGTSIAFDGCKDLTVVVSGGTNYAPDAAKKFRDPSLAPERLARTKVLNAAGHSASTLLHTHVADFRGVFGQLDINLGTSSAAQRELDTWGRIQARHRDDIPDPELEAAYLQFGRYLMISGSRGSLPMGLQGPWLDGNDPDWMADYHTDINIQMNYWMADRAGLSDCFDALTDYCLAQLSSWTDVTQRLFNDPSNRYRNSSGKIAGWTVAISTNPYGGGGWWWHPAGNAWLCQSLFEHYEYTQDRTYLKKIYPLLKGAVEFWEARLVPTTVTDASGASREVLVADSDWSPEQGPLDAKGITYAQELVWNLFGNFRTATEVLARDAAYSRTVDGLRKRLYLPVVSPKTGWLEEWMSPDNLGETTHRHLSPLIGLFPGDRIRPDDSTPKDIVAGATALLTARGMNSFGWANAWRSLCWARLKDAEKAYQLVVNNLKPSSDGSNGSAMNLFDIYEVEQGRGIFQIEANFGTPAAMVEMLVYSRPGHVELLPALPAAWSASGSVTGVGVRGGFVADLGWKNGKVTRVTLKSVGGRATTVVAGGTARKITLTPGESVTLRNLG from the coding sequence GTGGACATCCAGCACACCGAACCCCGCGACAACACGCCCAGTCGCAGGGGCTTTCTCGCCCTCGCCGCCGCCGCCGGCGCGGTCACCGCCCTCGGAGCTCTGCCCGCCTTCACCGCCTCGGCGGCACCCGGGCGTCCCACCGAGTCACCTCTGCTGTCCCCGGCCGACGCCGCGCGGAACCAGCTGTGGTGGCAGGCTCCCGGCTCCGCCCACTCGATGATCGAGCAGGGGCTGCCAGTGGGGAACGGACGCCTCGGGGCGCTCGTGAGCAACGACCCCGCCGACGAACTCGTGATGATCACCGACGCCACCCTGTGGACCGGGCATCTCAACGACAAGCTGCAGAGCGACGGCCAGTTCCCCTACGGGCGCGACGACTTCGGCTCCCTCACCCTGCTGGCCAGGCTCGACGTCGCCATCCCGGACCACGACCTGGGTGGCGTCGACAACTACCGCCGCACCCTCGACCTGGCCCAGGGCCTGGTCACCACCTCGTACGACGTCGCGGGCGTGACCTACCGGCGGGAGATCTTCGCCAGCCGCCCCGACGACGCCGTCGTCCTGTACTTCTCCCAGCGGGGCGGCGGGTCCTACACCGGCACCGTCACCCTCGCCGGCACCCATGGCGAGTCCACCACCGCCAACAGCGCCGGACGTTACGCGTCGTTCGGCGCCTCCCTCGCCAACGGCCTCGAGTACGGCGCCGCCGTCACCGCGTACAGCAGCACGGGCCGGGTCCGCGTCGACGGTACGTCGATCGCCTTCGACGGCTGCAAGGACCTCACGGTCGTCGTCAGCGGCGGCACCAACTACGCGCCCGACGCGGCGAAGAAGTTCCGCGACCCGTCCCTGGCCCCGGAACGTCTCGCCAGGACCAAGGTCCTGAACGCGGCGGGTCACTCGGCAAGCACCCTGCTGCACACCCATGTCGCCGACTTCCGGGGCGTGTTCGGACAGCTGGACATCAACCTGGGTACGTCGTCCGCCGCGCAGCGTGAACTGGACACCTGGGGCCGGATACAGGCACGTCACCGCGACGACATCCCGGACCCGGAACTGGAGGCCGCCTACCTGCAGTTCGGCCGCTATCTGATGATCTCCGGGTCGCGGGGCAGCCTGCCGATGGGCCTTCAGGGTCCCTGGCTGGACGGCAACGACCCGGACTGGATGGCCGACTACCACACCGACATCAACATCCAGATGAACTACTGGATGGCCGACCGGGCGGGACTGTCCGACTGCTTCGACGCCCTCACGGACTACTGCCTCGCGCAGCTGTCCTCCTGGACGGACGTCACCCAGCGGCTGTTCAACGACCCGTCCAACCGCTACCGGAACTCCAGCGGGAAGATCGCCGGGTGGACCGTGGCGATCTCCACCAACCCGTACGGCGGGGGCGGCTGGTGGTGGCACCCGGCGGGCAACGCCTGGCTCTGCCAGAGCCTGTTCGAGCACTACGAGTATACTCAGGACCGTACCTACCTGAAGAAGATCTACCCGCTCCTCAAGGGCGCCGTGGAGTTCTGGGAGGCGCGTCTCGTCCCCACGACCGTCACCGACGCGTCCGGCGCTTCGCGTGAGGTACTGGTCGCCGACAGCGACTGGTCGCCCGAGCAGGGTCCGCTGGACGCCAAGGGCATCACATACGCCCAGGAACTCGTGTGGAACCTCTTCGGCAACTTCCGCACCGCGACCGAGGTACTCGCCAGGGACGCCGCCTACAGCAGGACCGTCGACGGCCTCCGCAAGCGCCTGTACCTGCCCGTGGTCAGTCCCAAGACCGGCTGGCTGGAGGAGTGGATGTCGCCCGACAACCTCGGCGAGACCACGCACCGGCACCTCTCCCCGCTCATCGGGCTCTTCCCCGGCGACCGGATCCGTCCGGACGACTCCACGCCGAAGGACATCGTCGCCGGCGCCACCGCCCTGCTCACCGCGCGCGGGATGAACAGCTTCGGCTGGGCCAACGCCTGGCGCAGTCTGTGCTGGGCGCGGCTCAAGGACGCGGAGAAGGCCTACCAGCTCGTCGTCAACAACCTCAAGCCGTCGTCGGACGGGAGCAACGGCAGCGCCATGAACCTCTTCGACATCTACGAGGTCGAGCAGGGCCGCGGCATCTTCCAGATCGAGGCGAACTTCGGCACCCCGGCCGCGATGGTGGAGATGCTGGTCTACTCGCGCCCCGGCCACGTCGAACTGCTGCCCGCGCTGCCCGCCGCGTGGTCGGCATCCGGCTCGGTGACCGGCGTGGGCGTCCGCGGCGGCTTCGTCGCCGACCTCGGCTGGAAGAACGGCAAGGTCACCCGGGTGACACTGAAGAGCGTCGGCGGCCGTGCCACCACGGTCGTCGCGGGCGGCACCGCACGGAAGATCACGCTCACGCCCGGTGAGTCCGTCACGCTGCGGAACCTCGGATGA
- a CDS encoding DUF2637 domain-containing protein produces the protein MNAVRTRLTLAAGLVIVALTAAAFWLSYAHLHDVAAASGLGNSPERAWAWPATLDLFIVAGEIMMLVAALAKRRDPWAIGLTVAGSVGSIGLNVFGVGAHAPLIQYIVAAVPPSAALLAFGALMRQVHHAVAGEEEAQEAPAVNDTAEHRTDLVILEGGPALSPDSGLKEVLDEEDQTEDAPEPDEEETAVFTITTKPTMADIQAAVSDIDREGTPLSGKALASYFGVSDRSGRRYLTDWKAAQEAAA, from the coding sequence GTGAACGCCGTTCGTACCCGCCTCACCCTGGCCGCCGGCCTGGTGATCGTCGCACTGACCGCTGCCGCTTTCTGGCTCTCTTACGCGCACCTTCACGACGTGGCCGCAGCGTCGGGCCTGGGCAACTCCCCGGAACGCGCCTGGGCCTGGCCTGCAACCCTTGACCTGTTCATCGTGGCCGGAGAGATCATGATGCTGGTGGCAGCCCTGGCGAAGCGTCGGGACCCGTGGGCCATCGGCCTGACGGTTGCAGGGTCGGTCGGCTCGATCGGCCTGAACGTGTTCGGGGTCGGCGCGCACGCTCCGCTCATTCAGTACATCGTCGCCGCTGTCCCTCCGTCTGCCGCGCTCCTGGCCTTCGGCGCCCTCATGCGCCAGGTCCACCACGCGGTCGCCGGCGAGGAGGAGGCCCAGGAGGCGCCTGCCGTTAACGACACGGCGGAGCACCGCACGGACCTGGTGATCCTGGAGGGCGGCCCTGCCCTCTCCCCCGACAGCGGCCTGAAGGAGGTCCTGGACGAGGAGGACCAGACGGAGGACGCCCCGGAGCCTGACGAGGAGGAGACGGCCGTGTTCACGATCACGACGAAGCCGACCATGGCGGATATCCAGGCCGCCGTGTCCGACATCGACCGCGAGGGGACTCCGCTGTCCGGCAAGGCCCTGGCCAGCTACTTCGGTGTGAGCGACCGCTCCGGCCGTCGTTACCTCACCGACTGGAAGGCCGCCCAGGAGGCCGCTGCCTAG
- a CDS encoding ABC transporter substrate-binding protein, with the protein MTQQSRNPLAARDPGRRRVVGGLFGLGAAALAAPVLTACGEGAGADPKTVTFGSNGADATPKSAYAALTKAFGKDSGLTVKTNTVDHDTFQKSISTYLQGTPDDVFTWFAGYRMQYFAKKKLCTPLDDVWDKIGAGFSDATKQLSRGEDGKYYFVPLYNYPWAVFYRKSLFKERGYQVPQKWSEFVALAKRMKRDGLSPIASGYGGGDSWSILGAFDYLNLRTNGYDFHMSLMRGKVSWTDPRAVATLDHWRELTPYYQQGAGGRSWQDAAQSLLDKKSGMAVIGLFLGQQITDEAIRADIDFFPFPEIDSAHGQDAVEAPTDGFMLSRRPKNADGAKKFLEFLGGAHAEELYMGVDPSNLAVNEQANTGSYNALQKKSAELIASAKHISQFADRDSDPGFISTVVLPGLTQWLGHPDDGSGMLKKIESQRSRFFTA; encoded by the coding sequence ATGACGCAGCAGAGCCGCAATCCCCTGGCTGCGCGTGACCCCGGCCGGCGCAGAGTAGTCGGCGGGCTGTTCGGACTCGGCGCCGCCGCACTGGCCGCGCCCGTACTGACCGCGTGCGGCGAGGGAGCGGGGGCCGACCCGAAGACGGTCACCTTCGGCTCCAACGGCGCCGACGCCACCCCCAAGTCCGCCTACGCCGCCCTGACCAAGGCGTTCGGCAAGGACAGCGGCCTGACGGTGAAGACGAACACCGTCGACCACGACACCTTCCAGAAGAGCATCTCCACCTATCTGCAGGGCACCCCGGACGACGTCTTCACGTGGTTCGCCGGATACCGCATGCAGTACTTCGCCAAGAAGAAGCTCTGCACGCCGCTCGACGACGTGTGGGACAAGATAGGCGCCGGCTTCAGCGACGCGACCAAGCAGCTCTCCCGCGGCGAGGACGGGAAGTACTACTTCGTTCCGCTGTACAACTACCCGTGGGCGGTCTTCTACCGCAAGAGCCTCTTCAAGGAACGCGGCTACCAAGTCCCGCAGAAGTGGAGCGAGTTCGTCGCGCTCGCCAAGCGCATGAAGCGGGACGGCCTGTCCCCGATCGCCTCCGGATACGGCGGCGGCGACAGCTGGAGCATCCTCGGCGCCTTCGACTACCTGAACCTGCGCACCAACGGCTACGACTTCCACATGTCGCTGATGCGCGGCAAGGTCTCCTGGACCGACCCGCGTGCCGTCGCCACCCTCGACCACTGGCGCGAACTCACGCCCTACTACCAGCAGGGCGCGGGCGGCCGCTCCTGGCAGGACGCCGCACAGTCGCTGCTCGACAAGAAGTCGGGCATGGCCGTCATCGGGCTCTTCCTCGGCCAGCAGATCACCGACGAGGCGATCCGCGCCGACATCGACTTCTTCCCCTTCCCCGAGATCGACTCCGCCCACGGCCAGGACGCCGTCGAGGCCCCCACCGACGGCTTCATGCTCAGCCGCAGGCCCAAGAACGCGGACGGCGCCAAGAAGTTCCTGGAGTTCCTCGGGGGTGCCCACGCCGAGGAGCTGTACATGGGTGTCGACCCGAGCAACCTCGCCGTCAACGAGCAGGCGAACACCGGCTCGTACAACGCGCTCCAGAAGAAGTCCGCGGAACTCATCGCCTCCGCCAAGCACATCAGCCAGTTCGCGGACCGCGACAGCGACCCCGGATTCATCTCCACCGTCGTGCTCCCCGGCCTGACGCAGTGGCTCGGCCACCCCGACGACGGCTCGGGAATGCTGAAGAAGATCGAATCCCAGCGCTCGCGATTCTTCACGGCCTGA